A single genomic interval of Armigeres subalbatus isolate Guangzhou_Male chromosome 1, GZ_Asu_2, whole genome shotgun sequence harbors:
- the LOC134205780 gene encoding uncharacterized Golgi apparatus membrane protein-like protein CG5021, whose protein sequence is MSSATVPLLDDTVPFGDEEELNANGTPKRLSHPYMTFFHVFFRGAALATYLFWTLFNDSFIKCFLLVVFWLSADFYLVKNLSGRLLVGMRWWNYVDDDGRSHWVFESKKGETGYESRVNPHEARIFWTALVVCPVLWGLFFVVALFGFKFKWMLLVMIALSLNGANLYGYIKCNFGANANLKATTTDFVRSQMLRNAVNFMSQPSTSSAPRSTTVA, encoded by the exons ATGTCATCTGCTACG GTCCCTTTGCTTGATGACACCGTGCCCTTCGGCGACGAGGAAGAACTCAACGCCAATGGAACTCCAAAGCGCTTGAG CCATCCGTATATGACTTTCTTCCACGTCTTCTTCCGCGGGGCTGCCCTGGCGACGTACCTTTTTTGGACCCTATTCAATGATtctttcatcaaatgctttctgCTGGTGGTGTTTTGGCTTTCGGCAGATTTCTATTTGGTGAAGAACCTAAGCGGCCGACTTCTGGTGGGAATGCGTTGGTGGAACTACGTCGACGACGACGGCCGTTCCCATTGGGTGTTTGAATCAAAAAAAGGTGAAACCGGTTACGAATCTAGGGTTAATCCGCATGAAGCGCGAATTTTCTGGACCGCTCTGGTGGTCTGCCCCGTGCTTTGGGGCTTGTTCTTCGTAGTGGCGCTGTTCGGGTTCAAGTTCAAGTGGATG CTACTGGTCATGATTGCACTGTCTTTAAATGGAGCAAATCTGTATGGATACATAAAGTGTAACTTTGGAGCCAATGCTAATCTTAAAGCTACGACAACTGATTTTGTTCGAAGCCAAATGCTGAGAAATGCCGTCAATTTTATGAGCCAACCAAGCACCAGCTCGGCTCCGAGAAGTACTACAGTAGCTTAA